The window CTACTCCAAGTATTTAGAGACTGACAAACTGTTAGCTTTCATCTAGTAGGCACAAAAAATTCATGGAAAAAATCACATGATGATATACAGGTGGAAAATATAATTAGATACACTCGACACACATCTTATTGGTGGTCAGGAAAGTTTGTGCTACTAACCTACTTGTCATGGAGCAGTACAACTTCAGCGCAGAATTGATTTGCAGTGCTTGGAAATTTCATGGTATGACAACCCGAAGCCAATGTAGAGGAAGCCTGGAGCTCCTGCATAGATGTCAATAGAGTTAATCATATGTTCAATGCATGTTTTATCTTGAAAACAGAAGGGGGGAATCATCAACAACTGAACCGTAGCTACATTACGCGCCCATAAGGCAATTTGTGTCAGATCCAACCTGCAGTCAAGATTAAGCGCCGACATAGGTAGCCTGCGAGGCACAACACCGTCAGGCCTAAGCGCAGCAACTCGTGTGCAGACGCGAGGTAGTGGGCCTAGAAACCATTGGTGAGAGAATCATGCCAGACACCCGTGGCACTAGGGTTCAGAATAAATCACTTGTGTATATAACAGGAAGGTTACAATCCATACTTCGACACTATGCAATGGTGTGCACCACGATTCATCTGTGTGTGCTCCAAATAAACAAACAGGGTACCAGTTCATGATCATTGTTGTTGGTTTGAACTGAAGGTGAGCATGTGTTACCACCAAAACCTGTGATACCAATAGTTCGAAGTTGCATATCAATTTGTCCAGAACGTGCTCTTATGGAATAAACAGTTAAAGATTACAATGATTCGGAGGAATTGTGCATGTCTCTCAAGATGTGTGTTGTTACCGGCCCTACAATGTTGCTGgctccacctcctccctctctccatcaccaccaaccTCCGACAGTCAAATCCCGTGCAGAGCCGCCCCGGCGAGATCTGTTTCTCCCGGAGTCAAGTGTCGCGCTCACGAGTTGGGGGACCTCGTGGAGGCAGGTAGTGGTCTACGCGGTGGGGGGCCACGGCGGCGGGGTGGTTCCTCCAGGGCTCCGGCGCTGGTGCCTGCTTGCAGCGGAGAGGTACGGTGGATGCGGTGGTCGGTGGTGCACGGAGCTGCTGCTCTCATGTACGCTTGGGCCCAGATCTGGCCAGGCCAGTTCGGCAGCGGCGGCTGCTCGCGCACGCATGGTGGCCTGCTGCGGCCATCATGGGCTGGGGACTCGCGGTGTGGATGGCTTGTGGTGGCGCTAGTATGTTCCTCAAAAcaattggcggcggtggcggcagcgtcATAGTCATGGAAGTTGGGCGAGAAAGGGGAATCAGGCGAGAGGGAGGTAGATGTTTGATAGAAAAGTGTATTTTTGGGTACGGGGAGGTTAGCTCAAAGTGTGGGAGGGGTGGGGAGGTGGAACAAACAACACGTGTTATGTATCATTGGTAGATATCCGTTGCGATAGGTGGGTTTTTGTTGTAGTGTAGGCGTCGTCACTCCGAGGTCCTTCAGCCTGGCCAGCCGGTGCCAGACATGGGCGAGCCGCCGATCGGTGAGCTTTGCGTGTCCCCAACCGGAGCTCGGAGCATCTGGAATCCGTGGGAGCAGCAGTAGGGGGCTGCACACACCAACGTCCACAAACACCCACCGCTTCCTGAAGCCTCCGACGACCGGCGAGAGCTCGAATTCGATCCCCGAGCCGGCCGTCGCCGCAACAGCCTGAAGGGATACACACCCTGAGCTCTAGAGAGCATCTGCCAGGTGCAACGAGAAGAAGTGACGAAGCAAGGCCACGaaaggggcaatgcccaccatggcttcacagACGAAGgcaaagacaacaagaaggatgatggaTTGGGGATCGAGATGCAGCGCATTGATCTGGTAATGCGAGAGCACCGTGTTGAAGAAATCAGAGGAGGAATCAGGCCTGCCCAGTGGGCATGAAGATGGATGGGGACCTCGGTGGCCATCCTGTCAATTTTGGCGTGGGAAGCAGGCCAAGCCACCGTCGCCCCCACTCATTGAAATCGACGGCAAGCGCCGGGCACACCTTGCCCATCGCCTCTTGGTTGAGCACCACCGACCGCTCAATGGCGAGCTCGAAGACTGGCATCGCGAGGGCCGAGGTACAGGactccttcttccccttcttcttccggcTTGGTGCCATGGCGGCGGGGGGAGTTGG is drawn from Triticum dicoccoides isolate Atlit2015 ecotype Zavitan chromosome 4A, WEW_v2.0, whole genome shotgun sequence and contains these coding sequences:
- the LOC119286063 gene encoding uncharacterized protein LOC119286063 → MERGRRWSQQHCRAGNNTHLERHAQFLRIIVLVVTHAHLQFKPTTMIMNWYPVCLFGAHTDESWCTPLHSVEAHYLASAHELLRLGLTVLCLAGYLCRRLILTAGAPGFLYIGFGLSYHEISKHCKSILR